AAGGTATTGATATTACGCAAAAAGAGGCTGCTGCAGCATTCGGTAACCCTGGCGTATATTTAGAAAAATTCATTGAATACTTCCGTCACTGTGAAATTCAAGTGTTAGCTGATGGGTACGGTAATGTCGTACATTTAGGCGAACGTGACTGTACTGTTCAACGTCGTATGCAGAAATTAGTAGAGGAAGCTCCATCTCCTGCTCTATCTTCTGAACGCCGTGCAGAAATGGGTGCAGCAGCGGTGAAAGCAGCTCAAGCATGTAACTATGAAGGTGCTGGTACAATCGAGTTCATCTATGACTATCAAGAGGACAAGTTCTACTTCATGGAAATGAATACACGTATCCAAGTAGAACACCCTGTAACAGAAATGATTTCTGGTGTCGATCTTGTTCAACAACAATTAAAAATTGCATCAGGTGAGAAACTTCCATTCACACAAGATGATATTAAATTAAATGGTTGGGCAATTGAATGCCGCATTAACGCAGAGAATGCATACAAAAACTTTATGCCATCAGCCGGTACTGTAGATACTTATGTAACACCAGGTGGCTATGGTGTACGTATTGACTCTGCTGTCTATGCAGGTTACACAATTCCTCCATATTACGATTCAATGGTAGCAAAACTGATTGTTCATGCGGATACGCGTGAAGAAGCAATTGCGAAAATGAATCGTGCGCTAGGTGAATTTGAAGTAGCTGGTCCTGGTATCAATACGACAATCCCATTCCACCAAGCATTAATGAACAACGACGTCTTCAAATCTGCGAAATTCAACACGAAATTCTTGGAAGAAAATGACGTATTAGGAACAAGTAAGAAATAATTAACAAACGATGAAATAGAATCGAATATCTATTTCTTAAACCTTCTGGCTTTTAGTAGTCAGAAGGTTTTTTATTTAGTAGATGTCTATTTTTTGTTTTATGTTAACATTGTAAATAAATTGAAAAGAGAGGAGAAGATATGGTTATGTATAATTTTGAAGAATACGATGACCCGATTTTATATGACATAGAAAATGAGAGCTATTTGGCAG
This genomic interval from Lysinibacillus sphaericus contains the following:
- the accC gene encoding acetyl-CoA carboxylase biotin carboxylase subunit, which encodes MKKVLIANRGEIAVRIIRACKELGIKSVAVYSEADADALHVKLADEAYCIGPKLSKDSYLSFPALLSVAEKTGADGIHPGYGFVSENADFAEACENAGIKFIGPSSDSIKIMGIKDVARTTMEAAGVPLVPGTGIVPDIETGKEWAAKIGYPVIIKATAGGGGKGIRVARTEEDLVKGIDITQKEAAAAFGNPGVYLEKFIEYFRHCEIQVLADGYGNVVHLGERDCTVQRRMQKLVEEAPSPALSSERRAEMGAAAVKAAQACNYEGAGTIEFIYDYQEDKFYFMEMNTRIQVEHPVTEMISGVDLVQQQLKIASGEKLPFTQDDIKLNGWAIECRINAENAYKNFMPSAGTVDTYVTPGGYGVRIDSAVYAGYTIPPYYDSMVAKLIVHADTREEAIAKMNRALGEFEVAGPGINTTIPFHQALMNNDVFKSAKFNTKFLEENDVLGTSKK